Proteins encoded within one genomic window of Mycolicibacterium aubagnense:
- a CDS encoding cytochrome P450 — protein sequence MTTAAATEVDLAAVDLADAAVWDDGPPYELFARMQREDPVHYSPQRNVPGEGGFWSITRFDDVRAVSRDHRTFSSEKRGIFSVDDIGVPLDVQRLQLISMDPPRHDRLKALVIKAFTPERVAAHEEAIKQIINDVLDSVADRESFDLVRDIARPVPARVIGSMLGTPAEDDERLVYWTNVFSAFEDPEIRKQWDDAGTIVTEIITYLGDQMNQRRENPRDDLITAVMNADVDGEKLTELEMATFFTLLMTAGNDSTRATYSATMLALMQNPDQLILLQENPELIDATVEEGLRYAPAFAFMGRAATTDVELHGKQIKEGDRLLLWYLASNRDETAFENPHEFDITREGLADKHQAFGGRGRHFCLGANLARLELKLWIQETVRRFPDLTLDGDPTRVRALFLNQYKSIPVRRSR from the coding sequence GTGACTACTGCCGCCGCAACCGAAGTGGATCTCGCCGCCGTCGACCTTGCCGATGCCGCGGTGTGGGACGACGGTCCGCCGTACGAGTTGTTCGCCCGAATGCAGCGCGAAGACCCGGTGCACTACAGCCCGCAGCGGAATGTTCCCGGCGAGGGCGGCTTCTGGTCCATCACCCGGTTCGACGACGTCCGCGCAGTCAGCCGCGATCACCGGACGTTCTCGTCCGAAAAGCGCGGCATCTTCAGCGTCGACGACATCGGTGTCCCGCTGGATGTCCAACGGCTGCAGCTCATTTCAATGGACCCGCCGCGGCACGACCGGCTCAAGGCCCTCGTCATCAAGGCCTTCACCCCCGAACGCGTCGCCGCCCACGAAGAGGCCATCAAGCAGATCATCAACGACGTGCTCGACAGCGTCGCCGACCGTGAGTCCTTCGACCTGGTCCGCGACATCGCGCGGCCGGTGCCGGCCCGGGTCATCGGTTCGATGCTCGGTACACCCGCCGAGGACGACGAGCGCCTCGTCTACTGGACCAACGTGTTCAGCGCATTCGAGGACCCGGAAATCCGCAAGCAGTGGGATGACGCCGGCACCATCGTCACGGAGATCATCACGTACCTGGGCGATCAGATGAACCAGCGCCGGGAGAACCCGCGCGACGACCTGATCACCGCGGTGATGAATGCCGACGTGGATGGCGAGAAGCTCACCGAGCTCGAGATGGCCACGTTCTTCACCCTGCTGATGACCGCCGGCAACGACTCGACTCGCGCCACCTACAGCGCGACGATGCTGGCTCTGATGCAGAACCCGGATCAGCTGATCCTGCTGCAGGAGAACCCCGAGCTGATCGACGCGACCGTCGAAGAAGGCCTGCGCTACGCGCCCGCGTTCGCCTTCATGGGCCGCGCCGCGACCACGGACGTCGAGCTGCACGGCAAGCAGATCAAGGAGGGCGACCGCCTGCTGCTGTGGTACCTGGCGTCCAACCGGGACGAGACCGCGTTCGAGAATCCGCACGAGTTCGACATCACCCGCGAGGGTCTGGCAGACAAGCACCAGGCCTTCGGAGGTCGCGGCAGGCACTTCTGCCTGGGCGCCAACCTGGCGCGGCTGGAACTGAAGCTGTGGATTCAGGAGACCGTCCGCCGGTTCCCCGACCTCACCCTGGACGGCGACCCGACGCGCGTGCGGGCCTTGTTCCTCAACCAGTACAAGTCGATCCCGGTCCGGCGGTCGCGATGA
- a CDS encoding PDR/VanB family oxidoreductase, which produces MSNAAYREVEVDLEVRRREQSADGVVTLTLADPSGADLPEWTPGAHIDLVMTPALTRQYSLCGSTASRSEWQVGILLDPNSRGGSQYVHDKLHVGTTVRVRGPRNHFPLVSSPRYQFVAGGIGITPMLPMIEAAEATGADWQLIYGGSARSSMAYLEALELFGDRVTICARDEDGDGFRTKLAAVLAAPQENTLVYCCGPEGLLDAVEHACESWPAGSLHLERFSAKTVEAPSDALDTFEVECQRSGITLTVPSDKTIYDVAEEAGLDVLGSCMEGVCGTCECEIISGEGDHRDSVLNDTEKAANKTIMICVSRSRSERLVLDL; this is translated from the coding sequence ATGAGCAACGCCGCTTACCGGGAAGTCGAGGTCGACCTCGAGGTGCGTCGACGCGAGCAGTCCGCGGACGGTGTCGTCACGCTGACCCTCGCCGACCCCTCCGGTGCCGACCTGCCCGAGTGGACCCCCGGCGCTCACATCGACCTGGTCATGACGCCCGCGCTCACCCGGCAGTACTCCCTGTGCGGCAGTACTGCCAGCCGGAGCGAATGGCAGGTCGGCATCCTGCTCGACCCGAACAGCCGCGGCGGCTCGCAGTACGTCCACGACAAGCTGCACGTCGGAACCACGGTCCGGGTGCGCGGGCCACGCAACCACTTCCCGCTGGTGAGCTCACCGCGCTACCAGTTCGTCGCCGGCGGTATCGGCATCACGCCGATGCTGCCGATGATCGAGGCCGCCGAGGCCACCGGCGCCGACTGGCAGCTGATCTACGGCGGCAGCGCCCGCTCGTCAATGGCGTACCTCGAGGCGCTGGAACTGTTCGGCGACCGGGTGACCATCTGTGCGCGCGACGAAGACGGCGACGGTTTCCGGACGAAGCTGGCTGCAGTGCTTGCGGCTCCGCAGGAGAACACGCTGGTCTACTGCTGCGGGCCCGAGGGCCTGCTGGACGCGGTCGAGCACGCCTGTGAATCCTGGCCCGCCGGCAGCCTGCACCTCGAACGCTTCTCCGCAAAGACCGTCGAAGCGCCGTCGGACGCCCTCGACACCTTCGAGGTCGAATGCCAGCGGTCCGGTATCACCCTGACCGTGCCGTCGGACAAGACGATCTACGACGTCGCCGAAGAAGCCGGCCTCGACGTGCTGGGGTCGTGCATGGAAGGCGTCTGCGGCACGTGTGAATGCGAAATCATCTCCGGCGAAGGCGATCACCGCGATTCCGTGCTCAACGACACGGAGAAAGCGGCGAACAAAACCATCATGATCTGCGTCTCGCGCTCCCGGTCGGAAAGGCTGGTGCTCGACCTATGA
- a CDS encoding aromatic ring-hydroxylating dioxygenase subunit alpha: MRTNYPLNCWYVAALSDEVGEGLLARRLLGKPVVLYRRASGEVVALEDRCVHRAYPLSEGRRDGDRLVCGYHGFSYEPDGCLADVPSQENVPPGARVPAYPIVETAPFIWIWLGEPRAAALRPPPRVPWYLDGAGWTSTTEVLRIDANYLLLHEHYLDLTDVFATHPEVVPPDIQQLPPLDEVEISERSVAYTRQTPPSRLAPWESAITGLPEESVATRREEGTFVSPALHTQHYAIEVEDGKSHELLRIHGFTPESPGATHVFLQMARNYDGAADAITEYLRIMFHEWAVRDAALLETIQRRLDEPGARRRDINVKADRAAIRARRIAMDMVDEETSRFTDN, translated from the coding sequence ATGAGAACCAACTACCCATTGAATTGCTGGTACGTCGCCGCGCTCAGCGATGAGGTCGGCGAAGGACTGCTGGCCCGGCGCCTGCTCGGCAAGCCCGTAGTCCTGTACCGGCGCGCGTCCGGCGAAGTGGTCGCCCTGGAGGACCGCTGCGTGCACCGCGCCTATCCCCTGTCGGAAGGCCGGCGCGACGGCGACCGGCTGGTCTGCGGCTATCACGGCTTCAGCTACGAGCCCGACGGCTGCCTGGCCGACGTGCCGTCGCAGGAGAACGTCCCACCCGGCGCCCGGGTGCCGGCGTACCCGATCGTCGAGACCGCGCCGTTCATCTGGATCTGGCTCGGCGAGCCGCGGGCCGCCGCCCTGCGTCCGCCGCCTCGGGTGCCGTGGTACCTGGACGGTGCCGGCTGGACCAGTACCACCGAGGTGCTGCGGATCGACGCGAATTACCTTCTGCTGCACGAGCATTACCTCGACCTGACCGACGTCTTCGCTACGCACCCGGAGGTCGTGCCACCGGACATTCAGCAGCTGCCGCCGCTGGACGAGGTCGAGATCTCCGAACGCTCGGTGGCCTACACCCGCCAGACTCCCCCGAGCCGCCTCGCCCCGTGGGAATCGGCGATCACCGGCTTGCCGGAGGAGTCGGTGGCCACCCGGCGGGAAGAGGGGACCTTCGTGTCGCCGGCCCTACACACGCAGCACTATGCCATCGAGGTCGAAGACGGAAAATCGCACGAGCTCTTGCGAATTCACGGCTTCACGCCGGAATCCCCCGGCGCAACGCATGTCTTCCTGCAGATGGCCCGCAACTACGACGGCGCCGCGGACGCCATCACCGAGTACCTGCGCATCATGTTCCACGAGTGGGCCGTTCGCGATGCGGCGCTGCTGGAGACGATCCAACGCCGGCTCGACGAACCCGGCGCCCGCCGGCGCGACATCAACGTCAAGGCCGACCGGGCCGCGATCCGGGCACGGCGTATCGCCATGGACATGGTCGACGAAGAAACCAGCCGTTTCACCGACAACTGA